The nucleotide window CCCCGGCCGTCCTCCGCCCGCGCCGCGAACCACAGGGCCTCCTCGGCGAGCCCGGAGCCGCCGCCCCAGTCACCGGAGATCCGGCCGATCGCGGGGAAGCGGGCGGTCCGCCCGTCCGGCACCATGCCGACGCAGTTGATCCCCGCGCCGCAGACGACGGCCACCCCGCGCGGCTCGTCCACCCCGGCACGCAGTATCGCGAAGGTGTCGTTGCGCACCTCGACCGTGGGCGCCCACTTCCGGTCGAGGAGAGCCTCCGTCAGCTCGGCTTCCTCGACCGGGAGGTCGGCGTTGGCCAGACACGCCGACACGTGCCCCCGGGAGCCGATGCTCCCGCCGCACGCGGCCAGCGCCCGGTTCAGGATCGCCCCCAGCACGTCCAGTGCCGCGTCGATGCCTACGGAGGGCGGCTGGAAGCCACCGCCGCGGGCCGTGGACAGGACCGTGCCGTCCGCCCCGATCAGAGCGACGTCGGTCTTGCTGTTGCCCGCGTCGATGGCGACGACCGAGACGTTCACGCCCACGCGAGGTGCTCCCGGTTGTGGGCGATCAGCCGGTCGGTGAGACCTTCGGCGTGCTCGTACTGACCGATCAGCGGGTGCGAGAGCAGCGCCTTGAACACCCGCTCGCGGCCGCCACGCAGCGCGGCGTCCAGGGCGAGGTCCTCGTACGCCGTCACGTTGGCGATCAGACCGGCGTACAGGGGGTCCAGACGGGGAACGGGGAGCGGAGCCGCTCCCGATCCGTCTACCCGGGCCTGCACCTCGATCACGGCGTCGTCCGGCAGGAACGGGAGCGTTCCCCTGTTGTACGTGTTGACCACCTGCACCGCGGAGCCGCCCCCGCAGAGGAGGGAGGCCGCGAGGTCCACGGCCGCCTCGGAGTAGAAGGCGCCCCCGCGCTTGCCGAGCAGCGCGGGCTTCTCGTCCAGCGCCGGGTTCCCGTACAGCGCGAGGAGTTCCTTCTCCATCGCGGCGACCTCGGCGGCCCGGGACGGCTTCGTGCCGAGCTCCCGTACGACCTCGTCGTGCGCGTAGAAGTACCGCAGGTAGTAGGAGGGGACGACCCCGAGCCGGTCGACGAGCTCCCGGGGCATCCGCAGGTCCTCGGCGATGGCGCCACCGTGCTCCGCCAACAGCTTCGGCAGCAGGTTCTCGCCTTCGGGGCCGCCGAGGCGTACCCCGAGTTCCCAGGTCAGGTGGTTCAGTCCGACGTGGTCGAGATGCACCTCGGCCGGGGTGACGTCGAGCATGCGGGCGAACCTGCGCTGGAAGCCGATCGCTACGTTGCACAGGCCGACGGCCTTGTGCCCGGCCTGGAGCAGGGCCCGGGTGACGATGCCGACCGGGTTGGTGAAGTCGATGATCCAGGCGTTCGGGTTGGTGCGGCGGACCCGGTCGGCGATGTCCAGGACGACCGGGACGGTACGCAGTGCCTTGGCGAGGCCGCCGGCCCCGGTGGTCTCCTGGCCGACGCAGCCGCACTCCAGCGGCCACGTCTCGTCCTGGTTGCGGGCGGCCTGCCCGCCGACCCGGAGCTGGAGCAGGACGGCGTCGGCGTCCGCGACACCGGCGTCCAGATCGGATGTGGTGGTGATCTTTCCGGGATGGCCCTGCCTGGCGAAGATCCGCCGGGCCAGGCCGCCGATGAGTTCGAGGCGGTCGGCCGCCGGGTCGATGAGCACGAGCTCCTCGACCGGCAGGGTGTCCCGCAGACGGGCGAAACCGTCGATCAGTTCAGGGGTGTAGGTGGACCCGCCACCCACTACTGCGAGCTTCATCCGGAACTCCTTGCGTGGATACTGCGTGCTTTGACGCGGGGAGGAAACGCATCCTTGATCCGGAGCTGCGGGAGCCTTCCCGGACGGGGCAACCTGCCGCGAAGCAGGAAACCCTCACTGTGAAGTGAGGAATTCCCCTTGTTCATGAGGGGGAGGATTAGTCAGCCCTTTACTCCGGTCAGTGTGACGCCCTCGACGAATGCCTTCTGGGCAAAGAAGAAGACGAGGATCACGGGAGCCATGACCAGGACGGTCGCGGCCATGGTCAGATTCCAGTCGGTGTGGTGCGCGCCCTTGAAGGACTCCAGGCCGTAACTGAGGGTCCAGGCGGCCGGGTTCTCGGAGGCGTAGATCTGTGGGCCGAAGTAGTCGTTCCAGGCGGCGAAGAACTGGAACAGGGCGATCGCCGCGATGCCCGGCTTGGCCATCGGGATCACCACCCTGACGAGGGTGCGGAATTCGCCGCAGCCGTCGACCTTCGCCGCGTCCAGGTACTCGTCCGGAATGGTCAGCAGGAACTGCCGCAAAAGGAAGATGGAGAACGCGTCCCCGAACGCCATCGGGATGATCAGCGGCCAGAGCGTGCCGGACAGGTCCATCTGCTTCGCCCAGAACAGGTACATCGGGATGATGACGACCTGGGGCGGCAGCATCATCATCGAGATGACGAGCATCAGCGACAGCTTGCGCCCGCGGAAGCGGAACTTGGCCAGCGCGTACGCCACGGGCACGGACGACAGCACGGTCAGGACCGTGCCCAGACCCGCGTACAGCAGGGTGTTGCGCCACCAGGTCAGGAAACCGGGGGTGTTGAAGACCTTCCGGTAGTTGTCCCACTCCCAGGTGTTCGGGGTGAGATCCCGGGTCAGCGCCTGCTGGTCGCTCATCAGTGAGGTCAGCAGGACGAAGACGAACGGCAGCACGAAGAAGAGCGCGGCGGCGATGCCCAGCGAGTGGACGGCGATCCAGTGCAGCAGCGCCTTGCGGCGTGCGGTGCGCTCGGCGGGGGTGCGCTCGGCGGGGGTGCGTGCGCCCGGCGTCGTCGCGGTGGCGGGCTTGTCGAGGAGTCGCGTGGTCATGGCTCAGTCACCTGCCTGGATCAGGTTGTTGCGGCCCCGCATCAGAAGCGCGGTGAACGCCATGGCCAGGGCGAACAGGACGAGGGCGACGACACAGGCGGAGCCGTAGTCGAAGCGCTGGAAGCCGAGGTTGTAGACGAGCTGGGGCAGGGTCAGTGTCGACTTGTCGGGATAGCCGGGCTCGAACTGCTGCCCGGAGCCGCCGATGACGCCCGAGGCGACCTTTCCCGCGACCAGGGGCTGGGTGTAGTACTGCATCGCCTGGATCACCCCGGTGACCACGGCGAACAGCACGATCGGCGAGATGTTCGGCAGAGTCACGAAGCGGAACCGCTGCCAGGCGGAAGCACCGTCCAGCTCGGCGGCCTCGTACTGCTCCTTGGGCACGTCGAGCAGCGCGGCCATGAAGATGACCATCAGGTCGCCGATGCCCCACACCGCGAGCATGGTGAGCGCCGGCTTCGACCAGCTCGCGTCGTTGAACCAGCCGGGCGTCGGCAGCCCCAGATCGCCGAGGATGGCGTTGACCGGTCCCGTTCCCGGGTTGAGGAGGAAGACGAACGCGAGGGTCGCGGCGACCGGCGGTGCCAGATACGGCAGATAGAACAGGGTGCGAAAGACCCCCGTACCCGTCTTGATCTTCGTGATCAGCATCCCGACGCCGATGCCGAACACGACCCGGCAGCTGACCATGACGAGGACCAGCCAGAGCGTGTTGCGCAGCGAGGGCCAGAACATCGGGTAGTCGTCGAAGACGTACGACCAGTTGGCCAGCCCGTTGAACTTCGGGGCCGCGAAGCCGTCGTAGGCCGTGAACGAGAAGTAGACGGCCGAGACCATCGGGTACGCGAAGAAGACCGTGAACCCGATCAGCCAGGGCGACATGAAGGCCGCCGTGCGCAGCGTCGCGCGCCTGCGCTTCGAGCGGAGCGTGTGCGTGGTCATCGGGGGCTACTTGGCCTTCGCGATGTCGGTGTCGATCTGCGCGGCGGTCTTCTCCAGACCCGCCTTGAGGTCCTTCACCGCACCCTTCTCGTACTGGAAGCCGAAGTCCTGGAGGGTCTGCTGGTACGTCGAGCCGTTGATGGCCCCGTCCGGGGTGCTGGACTCGGGGTGCTGGGCGATGTCGAGGAAGGTCTTGAAGCGCGGGTCGAACTTCAGGCCGGGGGACTTCAGCGCCTCGAAGGTGGACGGCACGTTGCGGATCCCGTTCGCGAAGTCGACCACGGCCTGGGTGTCGCTCGTCATGAACTCGACCAGCTCCCAGGCGGCGTTCTGCTTGGTGCTGCCCGGGGCGATGCCCATGACCGTGCCGGAGAGGAAGCCCTTGCCGTAGCTGTCGCGCTCGTCGTCCGCGACGGGCATCGGCGCGACACCTATCTTGAACGGCACCTTGGCGTCGGTCGCCATGCCGAGCCGCCACTCGCCGTCCAGCTGCATGGCGACCTGGCCGGTGTGGAAGGGGTGCTTGGATCCCCACTCGTCACCGAAGGTGCCGCGGTACTTCTCCAGCTTCTGATATCCCCCGAGGTCCTCGACCAGCTTCTTCTGGTACGTGAACATCTCGGCGAACGCCGGGTCCTTGGCGATGTTGGACTTGCCGTCCTCGTCGAAGTACGCGTGCTCCCACGAGGACAGGTAGTGGTCCGCGACCGTCTCGTAGCCGTGGAAGGTCGGCATGAAGCCGAGCTGCTCGTAGCTGTCGCCCTTCTCGACGGTGAGCTTCTTGGCGACCGAGGCCAGCTCGGACATGGTCTCCGGCGGCTCGGTGATGCCGGCCTTCTCGAAGGCGTCCTTGTTGTAGTAGAGGCCGTACGCGTCGGCGAGGAGGGGCAGCGCGCAGCGCTTGCCCTCGAACTGGGTGTAGTCCAGGAGCACCTTCGGGAAGGTCTTCTCCAGGTCCAGCTTCGACTTCTCGATGAACGGCTTCAGATCGGCGAACGCACCGGAGGAGCAGAACTTGCCGACGTTGGCGGTGGTGAACGAGGACACCACGTCGGGGCCCTTCGAACCGCTCGCGCGCAGTGCCTGGTTGAGCTTGTCGTCGTTGATGTTGCCGACGACCTCGACCTTGATGTTCGGGTGGGCCTTCTCGAACCGGGCGATGTTGTCCGTCACCGCCTTGACCTCGGCGGGCGCGCTCCAGCCGTGCCAGAAGTTGATCGTCGTCCTGGCGTTCGGGTCGTCGGTCGCACCCTGCTCGGCCTGGCCCGTGCAGGCGGTGGCGAGGACCGATATCGCGGCTACGGCGACAGCGGCGGTGGTGGTCGGTCGGCTTCTGCGCATGACAGGACTCCCAGGGACGGGGGAAAGGCGATGGGGAGAGGAGAGGACTGGGGAACGCGGCTCAGCGAGAGGTGTCGAACACTTCGTCGCGGGTGTCGGCGAGGGCCCGTTCCAGGGCGCCCCGGAGGACGGGATGCCGGCTGATCTCACCGAGGACGAGACGGGGCCGGGACGCGGCGAGTTCGGCGAGTTCGGACTGGATCAGCGAACGCAGCAGATCGCCGCCCGAGGAGACGAGCTCCCCGGAGAGCACGATCAGCTCCGGGTCGAGCACCGCGGTGACGGAGGCCAGACCGGTCGCCAGCCGCTGGGCGTACTGGCGCAGCAGTTCGGTGAGCGCCTCGTCGCTCTCGTACGCCTCGACCGCGCGGGCGAGCAGCCCCGCGGCGACCTCCGCGTACGGCTGGTGCGGCGTGTCGATGCCGAGGGCCGTGGCCATTCTCGGCACCGCCTGGGCGCCCGCCAGCTCCTGGAATCCGCCGCTGTTGACCTTCACGACCTTGCGTACGAGGGGCGTGCCCGGCACCGGCAGGAAGCCGACCTCACCCGCGCCGCCGGTCCAGCCGCGGTGCAGCCGCCCGTTGATCACCAGGGCGGCGCCGAGGCCCTCCTCGTTCCACAGCAGGACGAAGTCCTCGTGCCCGCGGGCCGCGCCGAGCCGCTGCTCGGCCACCGCGACCAGGTTCACGTCGTTCTCGTACTCGACGGGCATCGGCAGGAAGGCGGCCAGCTCCTCCAGCAGGGTGGGGGAGTGCCAGCCGGGCAGGTGCGAGGCGTACCGCAGCCGGCCCGTGCCCGGGTCGAAGGCGCCGGGGGTGCCGATGACGACGCGGTGGATGTCGGCGCGGGTCAGCCCGGCGTCCTTGACCGCGCCGTCCAGCGCGTCGGCCACCTGCCGGACGACACCCTCGGCGCGTCGGCCGGGCGTACGGAGCTCGTACTCGCCGACGGTCTCGCCGGTCACGTCGGCGACCGCGGCGACGATCCGCTCGGCGGTCACGTCGAGGCCGGCCACATGGGCGGCGCGGGCGTTGACGGCGTACAGCTGGGCACTGGGACCGGGGCGGCCCTCACTGGTGCCGGTGACCATGACGAGCCCCGCGGCCTCGAGGCGGGCCAGCAGCTGGGAGGCGGTCGGCTTGGAGAGGCCCGTCAGCTTCCCGATCCTCGTACGGGAGAGGGGGCCGTGCTCCAGGAGGAGATCGAGGGCGGCCCGGTCGTTCATGGCGCGCAGGACCCGCGGTGTGCCCGGAGTCCCCGGCGTGGTTCCCGCCATGATGTCCACCTGCCCTCTGTTAGGAAACTTTCCTATTCGTGAGAGGAAGGTATGGCGCAGGTCACCGGGCCGTCAATGGGCGGCGCCTGTGCGGCTGAAGTGTTACCTGGTACGTCCCGTACGCCGAAGGGGCGCACCGCACGCGCGGAACGCCCCTCCGGTCTGCTTCCGGGTGGCTATTTGGCCAGGTTCGGCTGTGCTATCGGCGTCGCGGCCAGCGACTGCGGGGAGGTCGCCGAGGCGTACGCCGACGGGGCGGCCATGCCTGCCGTCAGGTCCGGCGCGGCGTCGTCCGCCTGGAGCGGCAGGGTCCCGACCATCCGGATGCCCGCGTCGTCCAGCGCCTGCTTGATGCGCCAGCGCAGCTCGCGCTCCACGCCCAGCGCCTTGCCCGGCATCGTCTTCGCCGTCACCCGGACCGTCATCGAGTCCAGCAGCACCGCGTCCAGGCCCAGGACCTCCACCGGGCCCCAGAGGCGCTCGGTCCACGGGTCCTCCTTGGCCATGGCCTCCGACGCGGCGGTGATCGCCGCGCGGACGTGGTCCAGGTTCTCCGTGGGGCGCACCGTCACATCGACGCCGGCCGTCGACCAGCCCTGGCTGAGGTTGCCGATCCGCTTCACCTCGCCGTTGCGGACGTACCAGATCTCACCGTTGTCACCGCGCAGCTTCGTGACCCGTAGGCCCACCTCGATGACCTCGCCCGATGCGACGCCCGCGTCGACCGTGTCCCCGACGCCGTACTGGTCCTCGAGGATCATGAAGACGCCGGAGAGGAAGTCGGTGACCAGGTTGCGCGCGCCGAAGCCCAGCGCGACCCCGGCCACACCGGCGGAGGCCAGCAGGGGCGCCAGATTGATCTGGAACGCGCCCAGGATCATCAGGCCCGCCGTACCGAGGATCAGGAACGACGTCACCGAACGGAGTACGGACCCGATCGCTTC belongs to Streptomyces finlayi and includes:
- a CDS encoding mechanosensitive ion channel family protein; this encodes MHLSVLLAVAPSPEPVGSLDEAAEQAGNAASWVEQNWSTWLNTGLRILLIAVIAIVLRYVIRRALTNLIERMNRSAQAVEGTALGGLLVNAERRRQRSEAIGSVLRSVTSFLILGTAGLMILGAFQINLAPLLASAGVAGVALGFGARNLVTDFLSGVFMILEDQYGVGDTVDAGVASGEVIEVGLRVTKLRGDNGEIWYVRNGEVKRIGNLSQGWSTAGVDVTVRPTENLDHVRAAITAASEAMAKEDPWTERLWGPVEVLGLDAVLLDSMTVRVTAKTMPGKALGVERELRWRIKQALDDAGIRMVGTLPLQADDAAPDLTAGMAAPSAYASATSPQSLAATPIAQPNLAK
- a CDS encoding 6-phospho-beta-glucosidase, translated to MKLAVVGGGSTYTPELIDGFARLRDTLPVEELVLIDPAADRLELIGGLARRIFARQGHPGKITTTSDLDAGVADADAVLLQLRVGGQAARNQDETWPLECGCVGQETTGAGGLAKALRTVPVVLDIADRVRRTNPNAWIIDFTNPVGIVTRALLQAGHKAVGLCNVAIGFQRRFARMLDVTPAEVHLDHVGLNHLTWELGVRLGGPEGENLLPKLLAEHGGAIAEDLRMPRELVDRLGVVPSYYLRYFYAHDEVVRELGTKPSRAAEVAAMEKELLALYGNPALDEKPALLGKRGGAFYSEAAVDLAASLLCGGGSAVQVVNTYNRGTLPFLPDDAVIEVQARVDGSGAAPLPVPRLDPLYAGLIANVTAYEDLALDAALRGGRERVFKALLSHPLIGQYEHAEGLTDRLIAHNREHLAWA
- a CDS encoding carbohydrate ABC transporter permease, with translation MTTHTLRSKRRRATLRTAAFMSPWLIGFTVFFAYPMVSAVYFSFTAYDGFAAPKFNGLANWSYVFDDYPMFWPSLRNTLWLVLVMVSCRVVFGIGVGMLITKIKTGTGVFRTLFYLPYLAPPVAATLAFVFLLNPGTGPVNAILGDLGLPTPGWFNDASWSKPALTMLAVWGIGDLMVIFMAALLDVPKEQYEAAELDGASAWQRFRFVTLPNISPIVLFAVVTGVIQAMQYYTQPLVAGKVASGVIGGSGQQFEPGYPDKSTLTLPQLVYNLGFQRFDYGSACVVALVLFALAMAFTALLMRGRNNLIQAGD
- a CDS encoding ABC transporter substrate-binding protein — its product is MRRSRPTTTAAVAVAAISVLATACTGQAEQGATDDPNARTTINFWHGWSAPAEVKAVTDNIARFEKAHPNIKVEVVGNINDDKLNQALRASGSKGPDVVSSFTTANVGKFCSSGAFADLKPFIEKSKLDLEKTFPKVLLDYTQFEGKRCALPLLADAYGLYYNKDAFEKAGITEPPETMSELASVAKKLTVEKGDSYEQLGFMPTFHGYETVADHYLSSWEHAYFDEDGKSNIAKDPAFAEMFTYQKKLVEDLGGYQKLEKYRGTFGDEWGSKHPFHTGQVAMQLDGEWRLGMATDAKVPFKIGVAPMPVADDERDSYGKGFLSGTVMGIAPGSTKQNAAWELVEFMTSDTQAVVDFANGIRNVPSTFEALKSPGLKFDPRFKTFLDIAQHPESSTPDGAINGSTYQQTLQDFGFQYEKGAVKDLKAGLEKTAAQIDTDIAKAK
- a CDS encoding N-acetylglucosamine kinase; protein product: MGVNVSVVAIDAGNSKTDVALIGADGTVLSTARGGGFQPPSVGIDAALDVLGAILNRALAACGGSIGSRGHVSACLANADLPVEEAELTEALLDRKWAPTVEVRNDTFAILRAGVDEPRGVAVVCGAGINCVGMVPDGRTARFPAIGRISGDWGGGSGLAEEALWFAARAEDGRGEATELARTLPGHFGLASMYELIEALHRGRIPPTARHELTPVLFATSAAGDPVARAVVDRLADEVVAMASVALTRLDLLDEEVFVLLGGSVLTAGHPQLDERIAELLAARAPEATIRVVAQPPVLGAGLLGLDHTGAAPAVHSRLRAQYA
- a CDS encoding ROK family transcriptional regulator; translation: MAGTTPGTPGTPRVLRAMNDRAALDLLLEHGPLSRTRIGKLTGLSKPTASQLLARLEAAGLVMVTGTSEGRPGPSAQLYAVNARAAHVAGLDVTAERIVAAVADVTGETVGEYELRTPGRRAEGVVRQVADALDGAVKDAGLTRADIHRVVIGTPGAFDPGTGRLRYASHLPGWHSPTLLEELAAFLPMPVEYENDVNLVAVAEQRLGAARGHEDFVLLWNEEGLGAALVINGRLHRGWTGGAGEVGFLPVPGTPLVRKVVKVNSGGFQELAGAQAVPRMATALGIDTPHQPYAEVAAGLLARAVEAYESDEALTELLRQYAQRLATGLASVTAVLDPELIVLSGELVSSGGDLLRSLIQSELAELAASRPRLVLGEISRHPVLRGALERALADTRDEVFDTSR
- a CDS encoding carbohydrate ABC transporter permease: MTTRLLDKPATATTPGARTPAERTPAERTARRKALLHWIAVHSLGIAAALFFVLPFVFVLLTSLMSDQQALTRDLTPNTWEWDNYRKVFNTPGFLTWWRNTLLYAGLGTVLTVLSSVPVAYALAKFRFRGRKLSLMLVISMMMLPPQVVIIPMYLFWAKQMDLSGTLWPLIIPMAFGDAFSIFLLRQFLLTIPDEYLDAAKVDGCGEFRTLVRVVIPMAKPGIAAIALFQFFAAWNDYFGPQIYASENPAAWTLSYGLESFKGAHHTDWNLTMAATVLVMAPVILVFFFAQKAFVEGVTLTGVKG